In Rhodococcus pseudokoreensis, the DNA window GAGTCCGCGTGACAGGTGTTCATCTGGTTAGGTTCTGCAACCGAACTTGACCGCGTGCTATTAGCGTGTGTTGATTATTCCTGATGAGTACCTGCCACAGCTGCTGAGAGCGTCCACGATGGAGTGGGGTTGCCTCACCGAAATGCGTGCCGTCCGTCGATGCTTGCAGGAAGTCGGTGTTGTTGTTGACGCCGACCACGCGGCCATGCGCGCCGAAGAATATCGATGCCCCGATGCTCGCCAATGTCTCCACGGCAGTACAGTACGCGCCGCCATGAACGATTCCATGTGACTGGTGGATTGTAGGCTCCACAACCCAATTCGCTCGTACTCGATCCCCGGTCGCCTCGGTGAACTGAAGGCCGATATTGCCAGCGAATCCAACTTCTGTTACCCGTGCGATTTCAGCGAGGGACATCTCGTGAAAGGCTCGTCGGCTACTCGTGCTTACTCTTTCCATCGTTGCTCCTGTCGGATTCACTGGTCTGATCGGGTAGCACTCCAACCACTGACCAATAGTGATAATGTTCGACATTCGCGTGACTGTCAAGAGCTTGTTTGTAGCCAGCCGACCCAAAGGGCAGTTGCAGGACCACAGCGTCGAGCGGCCCGGCGCGATCCGAAGCCCAATTGCGAGCGCAATCATGCGATACATCAGTCCGGTCCGCCAAACGGCTCCTGGAGCCACTGTGCGAGAAAGGTATTGAAAATGCACTTCGGAGACATTGAAGTCCAGCCCGTTCTCGACGGGATCGGCCACGAGGACCCGCACCGCATCCTCACCCGGCCGGGCGTCGACGACCCCTGGTCGAGCAAGGCAGAGGCCCTCGACGAGCAGGGTGTTCTCGACTTCGACATCGGCGGCTTCCTCATCCGGACCGGTGAGCGCGTCGTTGTCGTCGACACCGGAGTAGGCACCATCGATGACAAGTTGCTCGGACACGGGGGTCGGTACACCGGCGGCAAGTTCCTCGACTCCCTGCGCGCCCACGGGGTGGCGCCCGAAGAGGTGACGGACGTCCTGCTCACCCACCTGCACTTCGATCACGTGGGCTGGACGACCCAGAAGGGGCAGGTCGTCTTTCCGGGTGCCACCTATCGTGCGCATCGCCTCGACTGGGAACACTTCGTCGACGCTCCGGACGCCAGCCCCGGTGCCGTGCGCAAGCTTTCGCCCATCGCCGACCAGCTCGAGCTGTTCGACCAGGACATCACCCTGGCCCCGGGCGTGGACGCTCTGCACAGCCCCGGACACACACCCGGTTCGACCGTGTTCGTCGTCTCGGGTGAGAGCCGGCGGGGGTATCTCCTGGGTGACGTCGTGCATTCGACTGTCGAGCTCGAGGAACCGGACTGGCGGGCCATCTTCGACGAGGATCCCGAG includes these proteins:
- a CDS encoding PaaI family thioesterase yields the protein MSLAEIARVTEVGFAGNIGLQFTEATGDRVRANWVVEPTIHQSHGIVHGGAYCTAVETLASIGASIFFGAHGRVVGVNNNTDFLQASTDGTHFGEATPLHRGRSQQLWQVLIRNNQHTLIARGQVRLQNLTR
- a CDS encoding MBL fold metallo-hydrolase; translation: MHFGDIEVQPVLDGIGHEDPHRILTRPGVDDPWSSKAEALDEQGVLDFDIGGFLIRTGERVVVVDTGVGTIDDKLLGHGGRYTGGKFLDSLRAHGVAPEEVTDVLLTHLHFDHVGWTTQKGQVVFPGATYRAHRLDWEHFVDAPDASPGAVRKLSPIADQLELFDQDITLAPGVDALHSPGHTPGSTVFVVSGESRRGYLLGDVVHSTVELEEPDWRAIFDEDPELASQTRNRLADELAGSGDLVAGAHFPGLNFGRMVLTDGQRRFSAL